aacattcaatacctctttatcaattacaaatttcactgacatcattatATCAATcattcttacaacttctactacgttatctttcatttcactatcagcaattataccaactccatttctagtgttactactccctacataccacaatttatatccatcacctagttctttcgccctttgtcctttccacctagtttcttgaatacaagcaatttgaactcttcttcgtttgaaaAGAATTttccctatcctgatttttctaacctgtaatggtgttccccctgagatagtcctcacccggagatccgaacagaggctcattttacttccggaacattttacctcaggagatgccatcatttcagtattataagtttttattgcgtttggagaaggtcttttcattattatggcctgaaaagatttttggatatttgatgcctgaatgccttttctatcagcaccataccctgccgtgcacgtttagccaatacaccaccaatgcaaccaaagtgcagtattaccccacacccgcctgcatttttctgtataggccaggatccctaatgtaaggactgccctataagccaatgtattgttgcccgtatcccgccactaggaggcacatactttattcgggatacaatagtaaatttttcaaagaaatataaaacaaattacagaattataTCAAAAATTCTTGAAAAGCTGCTACTTAAAAGAATTATAAGCGACGTAGAATTCCAAAcctggatcccagaacaccaatttggattctgACAAGctcattctacagtgcaacactgccatcgcatatcaaatgtaattaatagagtcttggacaataaaaaatattacacagcagcctttctggataTCAGCTAAGTAGTAGGCCTGGATCCcgagtaccaaaaaaaagttgattagtaacaagctgaaaatttgttaacctTTCCGTGGCCATGCGGGGCAACTTGGTTACCCCAGATGCGGTTTTGtctttataactttttaaaatatttttatttttttttatccctcCAGGTAATCTTAGAAAATATATTACTAAATCGTTTTTCTATAGAAATTATCAAATATAGTTTAAATTCTATACTAAAATTGAAATTAACTCCTCGGGGCACACAGTACCAGAAACCCCTGCCAGAGACATTCAACAATATACAAGTCGAAGATGCAGCTTTTGTGCCAGGGCACGTGATAGAAAGACTCAAATATCATGTAGTACATGCAGAAAACCAATTTGTACCATACATCGAAAAGaaagtaaaacatttttatgcCCTGACTGTAAAAATCAGGAATAAAATCAAATTGTAATtacaggtaaaaataaaaaaaagaatgtgtgtgtactttgtatgcacgtaagaagatattcttctattatataataggtaatttaaacgaagtaaatatacttaaaaggttatttttacttattttatttaaaaatcaaacaaactttcttatctaccactttcaaaaaagaagaatatcttcaaaaattatataataatatacttacaatcataaaatctataaaaaaaaataaaaaaatattaacttgcttggggcttgaacccacttcacgtctaccgcatCGTACGAAAGTTGAtggcatttcaaactgcaccacatcCGCGTATACGttatgtgggaatatacacaaactaaacgtttacaccataaatttatatgaatttaataaaattattagtttgatttttgtcgaaataaaatacaacaaaatatagagtaagaaaacgatatataagatgaagatttgtagaaagtttgttcgtaatcagattatgtaaattaaagcattgcctactaataggtaactacattattttgtttacattttccaaatagataggtattaaAACTATTAGGTagttccaactgaaacatttagaattacgtacctgcggcttttcaaaactatttaaaaagtcactataattataaatttgattttatttctgtccacacatcaataaaaactaatattatacaatatttttgtttaccgataacctccatattgaacaatcattgacagatcatttcaaaatttcaacacccaatcagagcctgtataacgactaataccatactgtcggtgtgcgcatgcgtgcggatcaatcaaattttaccctcaattgattcgccgctaaagaagaatatcttcaaaaaatgtaaatctttttaataataaaaacaaattatttcagtTACTAGTGCCTTATTATATAACTTTCCAAACAATAAtgtaaaatttaaatgaattattaaagtATTTTAGTGGGGTAACATAGTTGCCCCGCATGGCCTGCAGCGTAAGTTTTTATAGCACGGTTCCGGAAAgattaatagcttaacagtgtctagtcagacaaacattgatgtatgggaacactggaagttttaattgtggaacgtgtcatcctgacaagtttatgattgtgaaaactagcaggttgtttttaagtctattcaatagcaaactttatataatatatgaaaaaatgtttgtccgacaaatatgttgggcattttaaggCGGTATGTAAACGCCACAGTCAAAATGGTTGGTGATCATAGGAACTAAACGTTTAATAATTCTTTCAGTAGATGGCAGCACGTATATATATTCGAACATTTTAATAACGACGAATTTTAATTCTATTAACGACGGCGTTGTTGCCACGTACTAAATAGAACTTATGATCGTTACCGATCGATCGGTACTGTTCGCCTTCAATCGTACTTGTATTGTATTTACAGTGATGAGGGTGTTTAATTCTTTACCTGGAAATGGTAAATTCTTACTATTAATaaatagcattgtataactagacaaatctttatctttttttaaacaatgctaatagATACAAAACGTTtcatttggaaatattttatcacttattgtatttagattatatttgtaataatgTGATTTGTAATTTTGTGACAATTATTAATTCTTTACCTcgtcaaaattttttattttaaactgatAAAGAAATTTGCAATTGTTTGAAATACAAGTATGTAGTAAATATATACATTGAATCAcactttttgctctaaattttaaataatcgcttggattaacatgaaatttggcatacagataggtaacatgtcaacctagaaaagtgatagtgtgccgatgtaagATTTTGCCCTGAGAGTGAGTTTTattccatctcgggggtgaaaaaatatatgttcaaaataagtctgaaaatggataaactgactaattctaagcaacttttgttctataggattttttcactaaattaatattcgagttatttgcgagtaaaaaacacgtttttaggcggcttttacaaataactcaaaaaataagtattttatccgaaaaaaacattcttagcaaaaatatgtagcttctaaaaaagtataaaaaaatggtatattagacctggatcccgcgtaccaaaaaaacttgattaatagcaagctgaaaatttgttaatagcttaacggtgtctagtcggacaaactttgatgtacgggagggaacactggaacagcggGGAACTTCGTAACAGGGgggttacgaaaacgtcccaggtattttgtcggacagaacataaaattgatttgttacccgttcattaaactctcatgcaaacatcAGACTGCTAAACAACCGACTTGattactgtcatttgacatgttcttcgtgttccactcattaaaatacacagttggtgataaacaccagtctgatttttacatgaaagtttaatgaaatgctaacaaatcaattggaagttctgtccgacaaaatacatggaacgttttcgtagtctgacgttccaaatttttaagctgttccacaaataaaacttcccctgttccagtgttaccatacatcaaagtttgtccgactagacaccgttaagctattaacaaattttcagcttgctattaatcaactttttttaggtacgcgggatccaggtctatatattATGAACTCTATGGACCCAGttgaaacaaagttgtagctaataaaaaatagtatcATATCCgccaaatttcaaagtgaatatttcaacgtgaaataaccaagaaatgatgcacttttttggggaaaactcattacaacttttttaaagtgtttaaaaaatatttatttttgtttttttttagtttgtagcatcaaaactaagcaaatgctcaaaatatagttggtcccttttttttggtcaaaaacctcgggaaaatcacccccaattatcatcttaaatcaaatcaatcgtaaccacttcacaagttactttctATCTATCTTTGAGCCTTAGGACCAGTATTTTATGTCCTGGTTAGCTAATCGGGGTTTAATCGAGACAGAAAACTACctcttagggtctcttgcgttgtcctcctcctcctaagtgccttatctattgaggttggcgatcaatatggcaaatttctctctgttctgggcttgatgaattaagtcattccctgtggtgtgggtccaatctctgatgtttcggagccaagattttttctttctttctatACCCcctttaccttcgattttgccttctaatattaccttaagctactcaaattccctatggcgcattatgtgtcctagatatgacgtctttctaattttgattgtattgaccagatgaggacgtgtgttcattatttccagtacttcttcatttgtaattttggtagtccagcttattcttagcattcggcggtacctacatccacatttcgaatgaattcagtttgttgacatcatactgttttaatgtccaggtctcacagccatatagtaatagagaccacacataacactttagtgttctcaatcttattgtgactgatagcttggggttacagagcattttaagcatgttcatgaagccagatcttgctctttcaatgcgtcttctaatttttttgagtggtctagctgactgtttagctctgtgcccaggtatatgaagctttgggagctctgaagggtgataccattgatttgtatgttggAATGTCAACACGGGAAGTtttttttcctcggaaaattttacattttcatctcatttctaattcttgttctttatgtgccttgtccgttgtggaagTTGTGTTACAGCGTGtctataactcgatcgatgttagtccaaaccaatggcgtaagttttgaagccatgagtgtcttcttcttccgggtccacgTTTACTCTCTATTTTACCCTATATTATCAGctgcagtatacgatatttatcatgtctcataatatatgACCGAGGTGTTCAcgttttcgttttttaattgtgaaagatatttctttttgttttcccattcggcgcaatacctattcgttggtggtgtgagtcgtccagaatattttgaggatacgtcggtacacccacatttcgaatacatctagccttttcgataatgtttccgttattgtccagctctgctccatacaacaagactggaaatacatagcattttagcagccgtatttttagtgggacagATATGTCGCAATGATTGAATATGTCTCATGTTAAATGTAGCTCTGGTTATACTCTGAATATATTTCGGTtttttgatcccatttcgagttgacgactgttccaaggtatacatacatataattctacgtgttgaattggttttttattttcaattgtctggcaggtttttgagttttgctcaccagtgtctatttttgttttatttatgttgaaggttaaattctcttttttcactcgctctttgtaggtACTCTGTCCATAAGATGGTTCATCAATACTGCTAGCAAccacaactgtatcgtctgcatatcggtttatctaattattactccagtaaatttcaatattttttttcacttaaggaaatttttgacataaattaatcaatgattatacagtattgttttgtctacaatttttttattaggataatgcctcaacaaatactaatggccattggcatgtgtAATGTGTGTAAAAATAATGTCGATGTCATCGTCTTTACAAAAAGCTAATTGTATCCTAACAATGCATTATTTgcgttattataaaaattaaatttgcagAAAGTGAATAAAACTTAAATTGTTTTTAGGTACGCCCCACATAACATACTAGAGCTTAGATTATCTATGTATTATGTCAAAACTAGTATAATCCCCCAGTAAACACTTTAAGACATTTTGAGCCTCGTTTAACTTTCAACCATTTGTATAACGTCACGGTTTCAAgcataaaatatgtatatttgtatattgtTAAGGCACTGAGACATTATACAATCATGATTGAAAGTCAAACAAGGCCCAAAATGTGTACTGAGAGGGGGTGGGACCAATTTTCTAAACAAAACCGCGTGATTCATCGTATTTCCGTGGTTACAAAACTCGTTTTCAATTGTTTgcagattttcttaaaatccggcaaacgcgcatctgtcgccatttaatacatcactgctgccatctactaaatgacacgtgaactcatcttctcatctattaagtgacagcggaactaatttatcactagaaaaatgccaACTTAATGCTGTAATATGAACAAAATCCCCAGATTGCagcttttaacaataatttttacctttaggtacagttaatttaaaaattatggcagtacggacaatgaaattttgtttaaaataaagctttttgcataGTTAATCGTTTCTGATAGTTATTTTCTACCaaagttcaaaaattattatgcaaaacgaatttttacaacaagttactaagtaagttatgacatggactcctttaagtacagttataaaaaatatactacttTCTTTGTaaattttaactagatactattaaattagaaagtctacagttcacgtacatacccctaagttgaagattggttttgaaatagtgacggtaactgtacctaaaaactatatacattttaacattgtgtcataccaccttaataagtccaacacgtagaacatgtcaaattacaggaattatattggaggtaaatagcagtctgatttttaatgaaagggtaacaagtCAAATGGAAGTTCtatctgacaaaatacatgggacgttttcatagCCTGACGTTcaaaacctgtaacctgttccacacttaaaacttcccctattccagtgttccagTACATCAGTTTGACCGACTaaacactgttaagctattaacaaattttcagcttgctattaataaacttttttctgGTACACGGAATCCAGGTCTTTatgcatttgataaggtatggcacccaggattactttataaaatcaagaAATCTCTATTCAACAAATactttggtgtttatttatagcAGTTTGCAGGTGACCGGTTTTGGCATTCacaatatatatatatgccaTCGTCAGGCCCTTAAGAAACTGAACaagctaaaaatttaaattaaaatacatacgTTCAATATATTCAATACAGTTGCCCTAGGTTAAATTATAAGTTTAAGTTTAGCAATAAGTTACAGAAGGTGTTATAAAAAGTGTTCGAATAAACgtattttgatttaattttttaacttGTTCAAGTTTCTTAAGGGCCTGACGATGGCATATATATTGTGAATGCCGAAACCGGTCACCTGCAAACTGATATAAATCAACATATTCGATAAGATTGTGACTAATTAGACTAGACTCCTTATAGCCAAACATATTCATAATGTGCTCACACCAGCAACAATtgcattattaaatttaatataagttattgtgcttgttatcaaattaacttaTAGAATGtctaattctgattgttaatacatgtttataaaaaaaataacggaATTGGATAGAATTATTTCAAAGGCAATTAATAATTAACAATGCATAATACTGGCACTCACCAATAATGTAGATTAGCCGTTTTAAAATCTTGTGTGATTTCACGGTCAAGACGTTGGAGAGGTAATTTTTTGATAAGTAGAAGTAGCTCAGTACTTTTCTGGTAAAAAATAAGAtatacaaacaaaaacacaagtCCAGACAGTTTTTTGTGTTATGTCGTCAAAATCAAAATATCCCGCCACGTCTAACCtgcaattcttcttttttaagtcaCATGGTTCAAaacttagacaaggaaagagagaaactctctttccttgtctaaggttcAAAAGCATTCCGTTGTATGGAACACAGAATGCCATGTCAAAAAAAGAAGAACAGTAGAATGTTTTTATCAAATGATGCTGAACAGTTGGTGCGACTTTTGAACATCGAATTCTTCACTGAAATATTTTGTCGTTTGCATTCTGTGAAGTACCTCCGCCCATGAAAGTTCGAATTCATTCGGAAAAACACAGAACTGCAAACTACTCGTCTTCTTCTTCTGTCTCTCTTTATTTCGATACTTGTGCATCTGCCAGTTACTTAGCTAATTGTGCGAAGTTTCTgttgtatattataataaaggCCAGATTGCCAGATAGGAAGAACAGACGaagacacacacacacaataaATTTATAGGaataacccaataaaggaagaagaagaagaagaatttatagGTTAAGTTTGACAAAAGATTTGATTTGAATTTTGCTGAGTtttgtaaaactaaaattattttaaatcatgAGGCTTTTCTACGCCTTGTTTAGGAGGAGACATATGCCCAATGGAAATATATACACAGGGAAACATCGTATTTGGAAGCAGCCAACGATTAAAGATGTCTTAAAACTGAAAATAGAACTTGAGGAGGAAGAGAAGAACATGCATTATTTAAGACATCCATATTTGACTCTGGTAAGCTTTTATTTATTAACTAAATTCATATTGTAAGTAGTAAGTATAGGAAGACTTCAGATGTTATCTAAATTGGCTGCTTGGTATGATTTCTATTACCAACTTCTTAAGGTTATTAAATATATTCTTCCTCTGACATGGTATC
The window above is part of the Diabrotica virgifera virgifera chromosome 2, PGI_DIABVI_V3a genome. Proteins encoded here:
- the LOC126879912 gene encoding ribosomal protein 63, mitochondrial, giving the protein MRLFYALFRRRHMPNGNIYTGKHRIWKQPTIKDVLKLKIELEEEEKNMHYLRHPYLTLEQSSGHARALGKNEANYIKTKTKQKPFYEKVTIESRLAHLRVKEGWD